In bacterium, one DNA window encodes the following:
- a CDS encoding hemolysin family protein, with translation MNFFRRIARGHVTEEEIQSLIKVGELEGVINREEHAMIDAVLDLDDTLVREIQVPRTDVVAVDETAVVSEVLEVINNAGHSRIPVYAGDIDHVTGILYAKDLLKLWGKEPDQIRISSLCRKAYFIPETKSISDLLKEFKVRRVHMAIAVDEYGGTSGIVTIEDILEEIVGEIQDEHDPVGQSVTTRLDDGSYLFDARSHIDDVEEELGVKLPRGEYDTLGGFISHLLGHVPVQGENSRYSNLLFTVQEADPRKVSLIKVSAVTEGE, from the coding sequence ATGAATTTTTTCAGAAGGATCGCACGAGGTCACGTCACTGAAGAGGAGATCCAGAGCCTTATCAAGGTAGGTGAACTCGAAGGGGTCATCAACCGGGAAGAACATGCCATGATCGACGCTGTCCTGGACCTGGACGACACCCTTGTCAGGGAGATCCAGGTGCCGAGGACAGACGTGGTGGCCGTGGATGAAACCGCTGTCGTGAGCGAGGTGCTCGAGGTCATCAACAACGCGGGGCACAGCAGGATCCCGGTATACGCAGGTGACATCGACCACGTCACGGGGATCCTCTATGCCAAGGACCTCCTGAAGCTCTGGGGCAAGGAACCGGACCAGATCAGGATCTCATCCCTTTGCCGTAAGGCCTATTTCATTCCGGAGACGAAAAGCATTTCCGATCTGCTCAAGGAGTTCAAGGTCCGAAGAGTGCACATGGCTATCGCGGTGGACGAATACGGCGGCACCTCCGGTATCGTTACCATCGAGGACATACTCGAGGAGATCGTGGGGGAGATACAGGACGAGCACGATCCGGTGGGGCAGTCAGTCACGACCAGGCTCGATGACGGCAGCTACCTGTTCGATGCCAGATCACATATCGATGATGTGGAAGAGGAACTGGGTGTCAAACTTCCCAGGGGCGAGTACGATACCCTGGGCGGGTTCATCAGCCATCTTCTGGGACACGTCCCGGTCCAGGGAGAAAACAGCCGTTACTCGAACCTCCTATTCACAGTCCAGGAAGCAGATCCCAGGAAAGTATCGCT